Proteins encoded within one genomic window of Geotalea daltonii FRC-32:
- a CDS encoding NADP-dependent malic enzyme: MTKKMDALEYHSTGRKGKIEVISSKPCLTSRDLSLAYSPGVAEPCLEIEKNPEDAFKYTAKGNLVAVISNGTAVLGLGNIGALAGKPVMEGKGVLFKRFADIDVFDLEINSENPEEVIKVCQLLEPTFGGINLEDIKAPECFYIEEELKKTMNIPVFHDDQHGTAIISSAALINALTLVNKKIEDIKIVVNGAGASANACANLAISLGVRRENLIMCDTKGVIYKGRTEGMNKYKERFAVDTSLRTLEEAASGADVLFGLSSKGAFTPEMVRKMATNPIIFAMANPDPEITPEEAHAVRGDIIIATGRSDYPNQVNNVLGFPFIFRGALDVRATTINEEMKKAAVAALADLAREECPDSVCRAYGNVKFAFGRDYIIPKPFDPRALLRVAPAVAKAAMDSGVARQPIPDMDKYVEHLESLQGKAKETLRMIINKAKCDPKRIAFPEGDNEKILRAAQLVVEEGIASPLLIGNRSKILQKMEEMNIDSNGLTIIDPDEYEKTESYAQELYRLRQRKGLTLSEARRIMRRKSRTHFGCMMVRMGDADTLLSGIDTHYPETIRPALEVIGKQPGLSSVHGLYMMVFKKGIFFMSDTTVEIDPNAEELAETAILAADKVRMLDIEPKLAMLSFSNFGSVQHPDALKVKKAVEIVKEKVPGLEIEGEMQADTAVVPELLENYQFSALKGPANVLIFPDLNSGNICYKLLHRLGGAEAIGPILMGMDKPVHVLQRGDDVTDILNMAAIAVVDAQNS; the protein is encoded by the coding sequence ATGACAAAAAAAATGGATGCATTAGAGTATCATTCCACCGGTCGCAAAGGGAAAATAGAAGTCATTTCTTCAAAACCCTGTCTCACGTCACGTGATCTTTCTCTGGCCTACTCACCGGGGGTCGCTGAACCCTGTCTTGAAATAGAAAAGAACCCGGAAGACGCCTTCAAATACACTGCCAAGGGCAATCTGGTCGCCGTAATCTCAAATGGAACCGCCGTCCTTGGCCTCGGCAACATTGGCGCACTTGCCGGCAAGCCGGTTATGGAAGGGAAAGGTGTTCTTTTCAAGCGTTTCGCCGACATAGATGTTTTCGACCTGGAGATCAATTCGGAAAACCCCGAAGAAGTGATTAAGGTCTGTCAACTTCTGGAACCGACCTTCGGCGGCATAAATCTGGAGGATATAAAGGCACCGGAATGTTTTTATATCGAAGAAGAGCTGAAAAAAACGATGAACATACCGGTTTTCCACGATGATCAGCATGGCACAGCGATCATTTCATCGGCGGCACTGATCAACGCTCTTACATTAGTGAACAAAAAGATCGAGGATATAAAAATTGTCGTCAATGGCGCCGGTGCTTCCGCCAACGCCTGTGCAAACCTGGCCATTTCCCTTGGAGTCAGGCGGGAAAACCTGATCATGTGCGACACAAAAGGTGTTATTTATAAAGGTCGTACCGAAGGGATGAACAAGTATAAGGAAAGATTTGCCGTCGATACATCTCTTCGCACTCTTGAAGAGGCGGCCAGTGGTGCCGACGTCCTCTTCGGTCTCTCGTCCAAAGGGGCATTTACCCCCGAAATGGTACGCAAAATGGCCACTAATCCTATCATTTTCGCCATGGCCAATCCCGACCCGGAAATAACCCCCGAAGAAGCTCATGCCGTGCGCGGCGACATCATCATCGCCACCGGCCGATCCGACTATCCCAACCAAGTAAATAACGTTCTCGGCTTCCCTTTCATCTTTCGTGGCGCCCTTGATGTGAGGGCCACCACCATCAATGAAGAAATGAAAAAAGCTGCCGTTGCGGCTCTCGCCGATCTGGCAAGAGAGGAGTGCCCGGATTCTGTCTGCCGAGCTTATGGCAATGTCAAGTTTGCCTTTGGTCGTGACTATATCATTCCCAAGCCATTCGACCCAAGAGCACTGCTACGAGTCGCCCCGGCCGTTGCAAAAGCGGCCATGGATTCAGGCGTTGCCAGGCAGCCCATACCTGATATGGATAAATATGTCGAACATCTGGAATCCCTGCAAGGAAAAGCCAAGGAAACACTGCGCATGATCATCAACAAGGCGAAGTGCGATCCAAAACGTATCGCCTTCCCTGAAGGTGACAACGAAAAAATACTCAGGGCGGCGCAGCTTGTGGTGGAGGAGGGTATTGCCTCACCTCTTTTGATAGGCAACCGTTCGAAGATTCTGCAAAAAATGGAAGAGATGAACATAGATTCAAATGGCCTTACTATCATCGATCCCGATGAATATGAGAAGACAGAAAGCTATGCCCAGGAACTTTACCGGCTGCGTCAGCGTAAAGGTTTGACCCTTTCGGAAGCACGCCGCATCATGAGAAGAAAGTCCCGCACCCACTTCGGCTGTATGATGGTAAGGATGGGTGATGCCGACACACTTCTTTCCGGAATCGATACCCATTATCCGGAAACAATCAGGCCTGCCCTTGAAGTCATCGGTAAGCAGCCCGGGCTTAGCAGCGTCCACGGCCTCTACATGATGGTATTCAAGAAAGGCATATTCTTCATGTCCGACACCACCGTAGAAATTGATCCAAATGCGGAAGAATTGGCTGAAACCGCCATCCTGGCAGCAGATAAAGTGCGCATGTTGGACATTGAGCCTAAACTGGCCATGCTCTCCTTTTCCAACTTCGGCTCGGTTCAGCATCCCGATGCCCTTAAGGTAAAAAAGGCAGTGGAGATCGTCAAAGAGAAGGTCCCCGGCCTTGAAATCGAAGGTGAAATGCAGGCCGATACTGCTGTAGTTCCCGAACTGCTTGAAAACTACCAGTTCAGCGCCCTCAAGGGTCCGGCAAATGTTCTCATATTCCCCGACCTGAACTCCGGGAATATCTGTTATAAACTCCTTCATCGACTGGGGGGAGCTGAAGCAATCGGTCCCATACTCATGGGTATGGACAAGCCGGTACACGTATTGCAGCGGGGCGATGATGTAACCGATATTCTCAACATGGCAGCCATCGCCGTGGTTGACGCCCAGAATTCATAA
- a CDS encoding energy transducer TonB: MAQALEVMPSSLQPRGHQAFRLTVVLSILLHLTVFAGLTGSKNGRVGKKNIAFMDMTMSYPAARPETSASVFRNPHSAIPQQIPARAISDPSELSNMQEKIEKNLQASGSASAIQQVSVGLGATRGYFRSLGDGETLREDIQAYYFELLQNINEKWWLDKDIDRMGIKEVVMNIVIARDGTIVAKELVHSSGNTGYDKAVLKALDGAGSLPPLPETYNGDFFLAPIRLVAPLNLLAS, translated from the coding sequence ATGGCTCAGGCACTGGAGGTAATGCCTTCATCCCTTCAGCCCCGCGGGCATCAAGCTTTCCGCCTGACGGTTGTCCTGTCTATTCTCTTGCACCTGACAGTTTTTGCAGGCTTGACAGGCAGCAAAAACGGCAGGGTCGGGAAAAAAAACATCGCTTTCATGGATATGACCATGTCTTATCCTGCAGCCAGACCTGAAACATCCGCTTCTGTTTTCAGAAATCCACACTCTGCCATTCCCCAACAAATACCCGCGAGAGCGATTTCTGACCCGTCTGAGCTGAGCAACATGCAGGAAAAAATAGAGAAGAACCTGCAAGCATCCGGCAGCGCCAGTGCCATACAACAGGTTTCAGTCGGGCTGGGGGCAACGCGGGGTTATTTCCGCAGCCTCGGTGATGGAGAAACCCTCCGAGAGGACATACAGGCATACTACTTTGAGTTACTGCAGAACATCAACGAGAAGTGGTGGCTTGATAAAGACATAGACAGGATGGGAATCAAGGAGGTGGTGATGAATATCGTCATCGCCAGAGATGGGACTATCGTTGCAAAAGAGCTTGTGCACAGTTCGGGTAATACAGGTTATGACAAGGCAGTACTGAAGGCTCTGGACGGTGCCGGATCTCTTCCCCCCCTGCCAGAGACCTACAATGGCGATTTTTTTCTCGCCCCCATCCGTCTGGTTGCCCCCTTGAATTTATTGGCTTCCTGA
- a CDS encoding tetratricopeptide repeat protein: MASNREKLLESAQKFILKGQLDRAIKDYQQVVALDPKDTRHRQRLAELLVRSGRNDEAVTEYEVIGKFYDDNGYYLKAIAVYKQIQKLTPDNIKITVILAALNGKQGLTGNALDEYRTAVNFFEKNSQLADAVKTVEKMLELDPENLATCQKHAELLFARREPDAAFDAYTRLTNLLKTTGNQSAAEKMEARIANLFPDRAKLSVEDLAVLVKSDVDNAIGKLSGLIKQDSTNLPLWKLLTQAYQIKEDHEKLRLTYDLIIRLFPDELFAREGIIRSAMAEQKYAEGVELLGKHSGFFLAQSAFGTLEALYTALREWSDDERIVTGLKELYQQSGEAEKLTLLENSIQRVEPKPEETFSLEEEAAESAIGCLENPGIESMPAGPAEFSDFVETAEASEIECGGDWEEDIYLSIDDGEDVAAELAALEEDALPSEDDILSAGEEVLPGEEDLTPAAEEIDHSDQDVLAIDEDVLLSEEVPFDGKTEAETLNLAEEEFSAVDVVLDEPEMELAAEICEVVDDAESLSLELAEELAEPEELHSVSEAGNLLELDSTDLAEHEHLVLLPEEAEDLPELSLLDIEDELPDGEQDKFDIDICKGIDQLFDEFEESLTLAEEPAVSVKAAKYSWDGMLTERDDQTNQGDAETHFDLGIAYKEMGLYDDAIGEFRRASASPKRKLDCASLQAACYREKNDFEQAEKMLLEAMSLEEATDEDMLGLKYELALLCETSGRPSEALDIYKEVKKVNPDFPGVASKIASLEGEPDSLELMELDYEELEELVETSESGSQ; encoded by the coding sequence TTGGCTTCAAATAGAGAAAAACTTCTGGAAAGTGCACAGAAATTTATCCTTAAGGGACAGCTTGATCGAGCGATCAAGGACTATCAACAGGTTGTAGCACTAGATCCCAAGGATACCCGCCACAGGCAGCGGCTTGCAGAGCTTCTGGTTCGTTCCGGGCGCAATGATGAGGCCGTAACGGAATATGAGGTTATAGGCAAATTCTACGATGACAATGGCTATTATCTCAAGGCAATAGCCGTCTACAAGCAGATACAGAAGCTTACTCCCGATAATATCAAGATAACCGTCATCCTGGCTGCACTTAACGGCAAACAGGGACTGACCGGTAATGCCCTCGACGAATACAGGACCGCCGTCAATTTCTTCGAGAAGAACTCCCAACTGGCCGATGCCGTCAAGACAGTCGAAAAAATGCTGGAGCTGGATCCTGAAAATCTTGCCACCTGCCAAAAACACGCTGAGCTTCTCTTTGCCAGGAGAGAGCCGGACGCTGCCTTTGATGCATATACGAGACTGACAAACCTGCTGAAGACCACCGGCAATCAATCTGCTGCCGAGAAGATGGAAGCAAGAATTGCCAATCTTTTCCCTGATCGTGCGAAGCTTTCAGTCGAAGACCTTGCCGTACTGGTGAAATCAGATGTGGATAATGCCATTGGCAAATTAAGCGGATTGATAAAGCAGGACAGCACGAACCTCCCCCTGTGGAAACTGCTCACCCAGGCTTACCAGATCAAGGAAGACCATGAAAAACTGAGGCTCACCTATGACCTGATAATACGCCTCTTTCCCGACGAGTTATTTGCCCGTGAAGGAATTATCCGTTCTGCCATGGCGGAACAAAAATATGCGGAAGGGGTAGAACTGTTAGGCAAACACTCTGGCTTCTTTCTGGCGCAGTCTGCTTTCGGCACACTGGAAGCCCTGTACACGGCTCTTCGGGAATGGTCAGACGATGAAAGGATCGTTACAGGACTAAAGGAACTCTACCAACAAAGTGGCGAGGCGGAAAAGCTGACCTTGCTGGAAAATAGCATTCAACGGGTTGAACCTAAGCCTGAGGAAACTTTTTCCCTGGAAGAAGAGGCAGCCGAATCTGCAATCGGGTGCTTGGAAAATCCGGGGATTGAAAGCATGCCCGCTGGACCGGCAGAATTTTCCGATTTTGTCGAAACTGCTGAAGCTTCTGAAATTGAATGCGGGGGAGATTGGGAAGAGGATATCTATCTTTCCATAGATGACGGGGAAGATGTTGCTGCCGAGTTGGCAGCTCTGGAAGAGGATGCCCTGCCATCTGAGGACGATATACTTTCAGCTGGGGAAGAAGTATTGCCCGGAGAAGAAGATTTAACGCCTGCGGCAGAAGAGATTGATCACTCTGATCAAGATGTGCTGGCAATTGACGAAGATGTCTTGTTGTCTGAAGAAGTTCCGTTCGATGGGAAAACTGAAGCGGAAACACTGAACCTTGCTGAAGAAGAATTTTCCGCAGTGGATGTGGTCCTTGATGAGCCGGAAATGGAGCTTGCAGCAGAAATCTGCGAAGTTGTCGATGATGCTGAATCCCTGTCACTGGAGCTTGCAGAGGAGCTTGCGGAACCTGAAGAACTGCATAGTGTGTCTGAGGCTGGAAACCTGCTTGAGCTGGACTCGACCGATCTCGCGGAGCACGAGCATCTTGTTCTGCTGCCGGAAGAAGCCGAAGATCTACCCGAGCTTTCTTTGCTGGATATTGAGGATGAGCTGCCAGATGGCGAACAAGACAAATTTGACATCGACATTTGCAAAGGAATCGATCAGCTTTTCGACGAATTCGAGGAGTCTCTCACTCTGGCGGAAGAACCGGCTGTCAGCGTCAAAGCTGCAAAATATTCCTGGGACGGGATGCTGACTGAAAGGGATGACCAGACCAACCAGGGCGATGCTGAAACCCATTTCGATCTTGGCATTGCATATAAGGAAATGGGGCTTTATGATGATGCCATTGGGGAGTTCAGGCGTGCTTCTGCCAGCCCCAAAAGAAAGTTGGACTGCGCTTCCCTCCAGGCTGCCTGCTATCGGGAGAAAAATGATTTTGAACAGGCTGAAAAGATGCTGCTTGAGGCGATGTCACTGGAAGAGGCAACTGACGAAGATATGCTTGGACTTAAGTATGAGCTGGCTTTGCTTTGTGAAACATCTGGTCGGCCCAGTGAAGCTCTTGATATTTACAAAGAAGTGAAAAAAGTTAATCCGGATTTTCCCGGAGTGGCTTCGAAGATAGCTTCATTGGAGGGAGAACCGGATTCCCTTGAGCTGATGGAGCTTGACTATGAAGAACTTGAAGAGTTGGTGGAAACTTCGGAATCAGGAAGCCAATAA
- a CDS encoding transglutaminase family protein, with product MIRIRIPLLFLTFCIALLGFIPLFPYIEPAPRFLFLAAFAAGILADYRNRYPAASITTLVSILFFAFYMVQFSRDNVLSPAANAIILLLGVRLISEKSGRNHLQVFVLALIALAASSLYSLDAVFLVYLLVQLVLITVSMVLLTFHGKDPQMNISCPGMKKILTSSLLMSLAIIPLTAFFFLILPRTQYPLWHLVQKPSAKVTGFSDKIEPGTASTAAAKIVAFRAESSRVEQSQLYWRGIVLNQVAGNTWSRTEPPAGEVSRIKAGPTIRQTIYPEPSQNRYLITLNIPRQLSGTRTIASGDLVFYKPYQSQRRISYSVESIMGDRIGVVGGVHQKFYLKLPTGISPRMKNLARDLRRQDRDHRQLLSRLEDFYRKKSFIYLTSDLPTGSSSIDTFLFDKRSGNCELFAVSAATLLRLAKVPTRLVGGYLGGEYNPIGRYYTVTEDMAHVWLEVYLAGEGWVTVDPTRWAVNTVRSSDAGSQGMMRKLQAYLDLFGYYWNRAVITYDLESQISLAGAASRNLKQLKIADLKIFVVLLVVVAAVVFARLISTKRVKTREERLLSDFLRIVGKQYPLTKEPGTVGLYELAEETGDRLVQHFASIYGEAVYHEQPLTVQQIKQLEHILSLLEKDRQG from the coding sequence ATGATCAGAATTAGGATCCCCCTTCTTTTTCTTACCTTCTGCATAGCCCTGCTCGGGTTCATACCTCTTTTCCCGTACATTGAGCCAGCCCCCAGATTTCTCTTTTTGGCTGCCTTTGCTGCAGGGATCCTTGCCGATTACCGGAACCGATATCCGGCAGCATCTATTACCACCCTGGTTTCTATCCTTTTTTTTGCATTCTATATGGTGCAGTTCAGTAGAGACAACGTGCTTTCCCCAGCGGCGAATGCCATCATTCTACTGCTCGGGGTAAGGCTCATCAGTGAGAAGAGTGGAAGAAATCATCTGCAGGTTTTCGTGCTTGCCCTGATAGCACTTGCCGCTTCTTCGCTCTATAGTCTGGATGCTGTTTTCCTTGTTTACCTGCTCGTTCAGTTGGTGCTGATCACGGTTTCCATGGTGCTGTTGACTTTTCACGGGAAGGACCCCCAAATGAATATCAGCTGCCCGGGGATGAAAAAGATATTGACCTCTTCCCTGCTAATGTCTTTGGCTATCATCCCTCTGACGGCTTTTTTCTTTCTTATACTCCCTAGGACACAGTATCCGCTGTGGCATTTGGTTCAGAAGCCATCTGCCAAGGTCACCGGTTTCAGTGATAAAATAGAACCTGGTACTGCTTCCACTGCCGCAGCCAAAATAGTAGCCTTCCGGGCCGAAAGCAGCCGAGTAGAACAGAGTCAGCTGTACTGGCGCGGCATCGTCCTGAATCAGGTCGCAGGTAATACCTGGAGCAGAACTGAACCTCCGGCCGGTGAAGTTTCCAGAATTAAAGCTGGACCAACTATACGGCAGACCATTTATCCTGAACCTTCCCAAAACAGGTACCTGATCACGTTAAACATCCCCCGGCAGCTGTCAGGAACCAGGACCATCGCGTCCGGAGATCTGGTTTTCTACAAACCCTATCAGTCGCAAAGGCGCATCAGCTATAGTGTCGAATCCATCATGGGCGACAGGATCGGTGTTGTCGGGGGGGTACACCAAAAATTCTACCTCAAGCTTCCGACAGGCATATCTCCGCGTATGAAGAACCTGGCACGTGACTTGAGGCGACAAGACCGGGACCATCGTCAGTTACTTTCCCGCTTGGAAGACTTTTACAGGAAAAAAAGCTTCATTTATCTCACCAGCGATTTACCGACCGGTTCATCTTCAATCGACACCTTTCTCTTTGACAAACGCAGTGGAAATTGCGAGCTTTTTGCAGTTTCTGCAGCAACTTTGCTGAGGCTGGCAAAAGTGCCAACACGCCTGGTGGGAGGGTATCTTGGTGGCGAGTATAACCCCATTGGCCGCTATTACACGGTAACTGAAGACATGGCCCATGTCTGGCTGGAGGTATACCTGGCAGGGGAGGGATGGGTAACGGTCGATCCGACCCGCTGGGCGGTGAATACCGTACGCAGCAGTGATGCGGGCAGCCAGGGTATGATGCGAAAATTGCAAGCCTACCTGGACCTTTTTGGTTACTACTGGAACAGGGCAGTCATTACCTACGATCTTGAGAGCCAGATTTCATTGGCTGGTGCAGCCAGTCGCAACCTGAAACAACTGAAGATAGCTGACTTGAAAATTTTTGTTGTTTTGCTGGTAGTTGTGGCAGCTGTTGTCTTTGCCCGATTGATTAGCACAAAGCGAGTCAAAACCAGGGAAGAAAGGCTCCTTTCCGACTTTCTCAGGATTGTCGGCAAGCAATATCCGCTCACCAAAGAACCAGGTACCGTTGGTTTATATGAGTTGGCTGAAGAGACCGGAGACCGGTTGGTGCAGCATTTTGCTTCAATTTACGGGGAAGCTGTATACCATGAACAGCCATTGACGGTTCAACAAATCAAGCAGCTGGAGCATATTCTCTCTCTGCTCGAAAAGGACCGCCAAGGATAA
- a CDS encoding DUF58 domain-containing protein yields MTLFLGFAAVNTGNNLLFLIVSAMLGFMAVSGVAGWANIRGLKLQLVLPEEIYAGAETLAVIKLTNTKRLMPSFLLQIMVCGKSTDFNYISSSSTETDSVVVKFTHRGLQPMGEALVFSPFPVNFFVRCNRLRLEDEFIVFPAPIHASFATAAEQGQPNTDPLPLSRGMEGEVNRIKDYAGGDPLKMIHWRLSAKHPLLKVKEMSAGGGEPVILDPRLLPGSTLEARLSSAVFLINRLIRDNRPVGLRISDRIIKPKASKSHRLRLLTELALYDQN; encoded by the coding sequence TTGACGCTGTTTCTCGGTTTTGCCGCGGTGAATACCGGCAATAATCTTCTTTTCCTTATAGTATCCGCAATGCTCGGATTCATGGCAGTATCCGGTGTTGCCGGTTGGGCCAATATAAGGGGCCTGAAACTGCAGTTAGTTCTTCCCGAGGAGATTTACGCCGGTGCTGAAACTCTTGCGGTGATTAAGCTTACCAACACAAAACGGCTCATGCCATCATTCCTCCTGCAGATCATGGTCTGTGGCAAGTCTACGGATTTCAACTACATAAGCAGCTCTTCCACCGAAACAGATTCCGTCGTCGTCAAATTCACCCATAGGGGGCTACAACCCATGGGAGAGGCGCTGGTATTTTCCCCTTTTCCGGTCAATTTCTTCGTCCGATGCAACCGTCTACGCCTCGAAGATGAATTCATAGTGTTTCCAGCCCCCATCCATGCCTCTTTTGCAACTGCAGCCGAACAAGGTCAACCGAACACCGATCCTTTGCCGCTGAGCAGAGGGATGGAGGGAGAGGTGAACAGGATCAAGGATTATGCCGGTGGCGATCCACTTAAAATGATCCATTGGCGCCTCTCGGCAAAGCACCCGCTGTTAAAGGTCAAAGAGATGAGCGCTGGGGGGGGAGAGCCTGTGATCCTCGACCCTCGCCTGTTACCAGGTTCGACCCTGGAGGCGCGCCTTTCCTCTGCAGTATTTCTCATTAACCGTCTTATCCGTGACAACCGCCCTGTCGGCCTCAGGATCAGTGACAGGATAATAAAGCCGAAGGCCTCAAAATCACACAGGCTCCGCTTGCTGACGGAGTTGGCGCTCTATGATCAGAATTAG
- a CDS encoding AAA family ATPase — translation MQSATRDKIVSVVDTLSLRYLKGKAHAVRLCFVALLSGGHVLLEDIPGLGKTTLALVLANSMGLSFGRIQCTSDLLPSDITGLSIFNRELNSFHFINGPVFNNILLVDEINRAMPKTQSALLEAMEERRVTVEGVTYQLPEPFLVIATQNPVEQVGTYPLPESQLDRFIIRTGIGYPPEDMEKSIIRYGSLRDEIRTIQAMLTQEDIIAAQGEIRGRIHLADNIVGYIFAIIAATRDHPLVLSGISTRGGINLADAARSVAYLEGRDFIIPEDVREIIVAVGSHRLITKEESQSLDKEELLRSIVKKIPVPLS, via the coding sequence ATGCAATCTGCAACAAGGGATAAAATTGTAAGTGTCGTGGATACCCTGTCTCTGCGGTATCTGAAAGGCAAAGCTCACGCCGTGAGGCTATGCTTCGTTGCTTTATTGAGCGGCGGACATGTGCTTCTGGAGGATATTCCCGGACTTGGTAAAACGACCTTGGCCCTTGTCCTTGCCAATTCCATGGGTTTATCCTTCGGCAGGATACAGTGTACCAGTGATCTGCTGCCGTCGGATATAACCGGGCTCTCCATCTTTAACAGAGAGTTGAACTCCTTTCACTTCATTAACGGGCCGGTTTTCAACAATATTCTGCTGGTGGATGAGATCAACAGGGCCATGCCGAAGACCCAGAGTGCTCTGCTGGAGGCCATGGAGGAGCGACGGGTGACGGTGGAAGGAGTGACCTACCAGCTTCCTGAGCCTTTTCTGGTCATCGCTACCCAGAACCCGGTGGAACAGGTGGGAACTTATCCGCTTCCGGAATCCCAACTGGACAGGTTCATAATCAGGACCGGCATCGGCTATCCACCGGAGGACATGGAAAAATCAATTATCAGGTATGGTAGCCTTCGCGATGAGATCCGTACTATCCAGGCAATGCTTACTCAAGAGGATATTATTGCCGCCCAGGGAGAAATCAGGGGACGAATCCATTTGGCCGATAATATTGTTGGCTATATTTTTGCCATAATTGCCGCGACTCGCGACCATCCCCTGGTACTGTCGGGTATATCCACCAGGGGAGGGATCAATCTGGCCGACGCAGCCAGGTCGGTGGCCTACCTGGAGGGACGGGATTTCATCATCCCGGAGGATGTGAGGGAGATAATCGTCGCCGTCGGTTCCCATCGGCTCATTACGAAAGAAGAAAGCCAAAGCCTCGACAAGGAGGAGTTGTTACGGTCAATCGTAAAAAAGATACCCGTGCCGCTGTCTTAA
- a CDS encoding YkgJ family cysteine cluster protein, translated as MQVDNILTLYGQLLSSVDAWFGRCLSAVPEDIHCSKGCSHCCRGLFDITLLDACFLKSGFDNLGQGVQQKVADNARIRLEAIRAIWPEFAPPFTLNHRSDEEWDKIMPNEDETPCVLLDESGRCLVYEHRPMTCRLHGLPLVDMGGEIMDPALCSLNFVGKEPISLPQIRFEFIRLFQNELMLFKMFTGELLKFQLNELDTVIPAAILLTFDANQWQEWGRLLNVRPDH; from the coding sequence ATGCAGGTTGACAACATTCTTACCCTATACGGTCAGCTTCTTTCAAGCGTTGACGCCTGGTTCGGGCGTTGTTTATCAGCGGTTCCCGAAGATATTCACTGCAGCAAAGGCTGTTCCCATTGTTGCCGAGGTCTCTTCGACATTACCCTTCTCGATGCCTGTTTCCTGAAAAGCGGATTCGATAATCTGGGGCAGGGGGTGCAGCAAAAAGTGGCAGACAATGCACGCATACGGCTTGAAGCAATCAGGGCTATCTGGCCCGAGTTTGCACCGCCCTTTACCCTGAATCACCGTTCAGACGAGGAATGGGATAAAATAATGCCCAATGAGGATGAAACGCCTTGTGTTCTCCTTGATGAAAGTGGTCGATGTCTGGTCTACGAGCATCGTCCCATGACCTGCCGGCTCCACGGACTGCCTCTGGTTGATATGGGAGGCGAAATCATGGACCCGGCACTCTGCAGCCTCAATTTCGTCGGGAAAGAACCCATTTCTCTGCCGCAAATCCGCTTCGAATTCATCCGTCTTTTTCAGAACGAACTGATGTTGTTCAAGATGTTTACGGGTGAACTGTTAAAGTTTCAGTTGAATGAACTTGATACTGTGATTCCGGCTGCCATCCTCCTCACTTTCGATGCTAACCAGTGGCAGGAGTGGGGCCGGTTGCTTAATGTCCGACCGGACCATTGA
- the pyrE gene encoding orotate phosphoribosyltransferase: MSDKARLKQIILELSYEKRKVVLASGRESDFYFDGKQTTLHPEGGYLTGKLFFEAIKDVEQVEGVGGLTLGADPIATATSVVSFLEKQPIPAFIIRKEPKGHGTGAWLEGRKNFKPGARVVIVEDVVTSGGSSIKAIKRAEEEGLKVLGVVTLVDREEGGRENIEKEGYWLKSIFTKSEVLA; encoded by the coding sequence ATGAGTGACAAGGCTAGGCTAAAACAGATCATCCTTGAGCTTTCCTACGAGAAAAGAAAGGTCGTGCTGGCCTCGGGCCGGGAAAGCGATTTTTATTTCGACGGCAAGCAGACCACTCTTCATCCTGAAGGTGGCTATCTGACCGGCAAGCTTTTTTTCGAAGCGATAAAGGACGTTGAACAGGTTGAAGGGGTAGGGGGATTAACCCTTGGCGCTGACCCCATTGCCACTGCTACCTCTGTCGTCAGCTTTCTGGAAAAGCAGCCGATTCCTGCGTTCATCATCCGAAAAGAGCCGAAAGGCCACGGGACGGGCGCATGGCTGGAAGGACGGAAAAATTTCAAACCCGGAGCACGGGTAGTCATCGTTGAGGATGTTGTCACCAGCGGCGGTTCTTCTATCAAGGCCATTAAAAGGGCGGAAGAAGAAGGTCTCAAGGTACTCGGCGTGGTAACACTCGTGGATCGCGAAGAGGGTGGACGTGAAAATATAGAGAAAGAGGGATACTGGCTTAAATCGATCTTCACCAAGTCCGAAGTGCTGGCTTGA